AGAAGCACAGCTCACTATAAATGAGTTTTTAAAGCTCTTGTAGTTATTAATCCCCGCTATCCCTAATTTGAGCCTCCGGGTGGTTCGTTCGTCCCCGCCTTCCCATTTTGACTAAACTAAGATATACAAATACTGAGCGCAGCCTCCGAAAGGAGCTTCAGCCGCATCCGTGGCCGCTCGCTCTTTCGTATCTGGGGCGCTCTCGTAGCCTGAAAGGGGCACACGTGTCTGCTCGGTCAACCAAGCGACAGTTCGCCTGTCTGCGCGCACTGCTCACAGCTCTGGCCTTGGTGCTAGGAATGGGGGTCGTCGGCCTCACTATGGCCTCGCCGGCCACCGCCGACGCCACGCACCAAGCCGTCATCGGTATGCCGTTCACTGGCAAGTGGGCATACAACGTCGCGACGGCTGCATCCTGCGGGTCTGGCTCAAACCAGACGTCGCACCCGTCATGCCACATGACGAATCCGTCCACCGGCTATTTGTGGGGTGACTGGGCAACCGACGCCTATGCCGGCGATGGCACGGACGTCAAGCTAAGTGTTCCTTACGCCACGGGGACACTTGCGTATGTCTTCGTACCTGTGACCAATGGAAGCTGCGGTCACCGAGTCGAGGTCACCGTCAAGGTGGGCGGAACCGAGGTGGGTCAGGTTTATTTCGACCACCTGAAGAGCGAAGTGACCAGTCAAGCCGGACTCGACGCCGCCATGAGTAGTGGCGGAGTAATCGGCAAGGTTGATCAGACCTGTCACATCGGTTACTCCCACACTCATATCGAACTCAAGAGCACGCCCGACCACGCTTGTTATGTCAACTACAGCAACACGAACAACACCGCCGGCATGACGGTGAACCAAGACAGCAACTTCGGCGTTCTAGGGTCGCCAAACACGGGTAAGCAGCAGGCGTGCGCAAGTGTGCCCAGCGGCAACCCACCGCCCACCGACACCGACGGCGACGGCATCCCCAACGCCCAAGACCAGTGCCCCACACAGTCGGGGCCGGCTTCCACCGCCGGCTGCCCTGATCTGGATGGCGACGGGGTCAAGGACAGCATCGATGTCGCGCCGACCGTTCCCGGGCCAGCCAACAACCGGGGCTTCCCGCTGTCGAACCGCATCGTCTCTGGCGATTTCAATGGCGACGGCTACGGCGACACGGGAGATTTCTACAACTACGGCGGCGGCCGGACCCGGCTATGGCTTATCTACGGTTCCGCCACTGGCCTGAGCGCCGAGACCATGGTCTGGGATTCGGGGCCAACCCCACCCAACTGGTGGGACGCCACGCAAATGAAGTCCGCCGTGACCGACATCAATCACGACGGTCTGTCCGACATCGTGGCCTTTTACAACTACGGCAGCAGTACCGTCAAGGCCTGGGTGTTCTACGGTTCCAGTACCGGAGTGCAAGCGCCGGCCATGCAATGGTACTCCGGCGCCGGCAACTGGGACTGGAACCAAGTGACCCTGGTCGCCGGTGACTTCAACGGTGACGGCTACGGCGACGTCGGTGCGTTCTACTACTATGGCGGCGGCGATACCAGGCTGTGGCTCTTCCCCGGCTCAGCTACTGGCCTGCAGCCGGAGTACATCAACTGGAGTTCCGGCGTCGGCAACTGGGATGCCACCAACATGAAGACGGTCGTCGCGGATGTGAACCATGACGGTTTCGCCGACATCGTGGCCTTCTACAACTACGAAGCCGCCGGCGTTCGGGCCTGGATACTCTATGGCTCCACGACCGGCGTTCAACCTCTCGTCAACGTCTGGTACTCCGGCGCCGGCAACTGGTGGTGGAACAGCGTCCAGCTGACCGCCGGTGACTTCAACGGCGACGGTTACGGCGACGTCGGCGCGTTCTACGACTACGGAAGCGGCGGAGTCCGGCTCTGGGAGTTCAACGGTTCGTCGTCCGGCTTCCAGCCCGAATCCGTGGCGTGGTACTCCGGCGCCGGCAACTGGGGCTGGAACAACGTGAGGTCCACCGCGGCCGACTTCAACCATGACGGCAAGGTCGACGTCGGCGCATTCTATGGCTACGGCGGGTCAGAAACTCGGCTCTGGGTTTTCCCGGGCGCCTCATCTGGCTTCCAGCCCGAATCCGTTGGTTGGGATTCGCATCCCGGCAACTGGAACTGGGACTGCATGTAGCTGGCGTCAAGCGAGCCGGGCCGGGGAGCGTACCTTGCTCCCCGGCCCCTCCCAACAAATAAGGTATTATCAAAGCATGAAAGCCGCCGCCATCCTCGTCAAATCCTTCACCCAGGACCAGGCCGCCGGCAACCCGGCCGGGATTGTGCTCGACGCAGACAAGCTGACCGACCAACAAATGCAGCATATCGCCACAGAGCTTGGCTTTGCCGAAACCATGTTTGTGCTGCCCTCGAGCAAAGCCGATTTCCGTCTGCGCTTCTTTGCTCCCAATCATGAAGTCGACCTCTGCGGCCACGGCACAATCGCCAGCTTTCATGTGCTGCTCGAACAAGGCCGTCTAGACCTGGACGGCCATGAAGCCAAGGACTTCACCCAAGAAACCCGCGCCGGCCTCCTAGGCGTCACGGTCCACGGGGATGGTCGGGTGGTCATGACTCAAAATAACCCCACCTTCACCGAAATCGAAGAAGATAAAGCAAATATAGCCAGGCTCCTCGGCATTGCCCAAAACGATATATCGTCCGAATCGCCAATCCAGATCGTCTCCACCGGCACACCCAAGCTCCTCATCCCACTCCGCACACTCCCGTCCCTCCGCTCGGTCAAGCCCGAACTGAAAGGCATAAAGGATTACTGTCGTACCACCCCCGCGCGCGGTTTCTATCCCTTCACTACCGAATCGCCCATAGCCGGCACCGACTTCTTCGCCCGCCAGTTCAACCCCCTAGCCGACGAAAACGAAGATCCCGTTACCGGCGTAGCGGCCGGCGCACTGGGTTGCTACGCCAAAAAATACCATGTCTATGACAAGCCAACCTTCGTCGTGGCTCAAGGTTACGATCTAGGTATGGGCGGCAATATGTTCGTTGACGTGAGCGACGGCGTAAAGGTTGGCGGGTATGCGATGACCTACGGGCGGAAAGAATTGGAGGTTGTATGAAATTCCCTATACAACAGTTTGAGCCCTCAGTAAGGGTGAGGACCCAAACTGAAGGCTCATACGAGACTTCCCATTAAGCACTAGACCTTTTACGGCCGCGGCCCCCATTGGAAGCTATCGTGGGCTAGTTCTGCCAGCTTTAGTACCTCCACATCGGCGGTCGCTTGAGCGAGGTGCATGACGTCGTCCCTCTGCCCTTCGAGATTTGGAGTGAGCGGCCGGGCCAGGACATTGAGAATCTTGGTCGACCCGTCCGGTCCGATGATGTAGTCGATCGCCGGATAGCCCAGCGCTCCGTACCGCGACGCGAGAATCGCATGGAGGTCTCCATGCAGCTTGCGCAGCGAGGGGAACGAATCGAACACCTGCTCCGGCTCGAGCAGATGCAGCTCGGTTGCAAACCGTTCTCCTACATCTTCCGGGTTACTCAGCCGTAGTTCGGCCGCCGGTGCTTGATCGGACGGCAGCCACAGCGGCTGATAGATCCGCAGCGCATGCAGGCAACCGGCTCCGAGCCGGTCGCTCGGCGCCAGACCGAGAGCACCCAGCAAGTCCTGGTCGCCCATTCCTGGCTCCACCGCCTGCAGGACCGGAGCATCGCCAAACCGAGCCACGAAGGCCGGCGTGAGCTCGTCTCGCCGCACCAGCTGAGCGCGGCTTGATGGGTCGGCACCCACATCCATCACGACGTTTGGCTTGAGGAAGAAATGTGTTTCTTCCGGCCACCGGCCCGGCTTCCGGCCGTCAAAAGCTACGCTTTCAACGCTCTGGCCGCTAAACCCCAGCTCGTCCAGCACTCGCCCGAGGCCGAGCCGCGTCTTTAGGTCTTGCCGCAGACGGGCAAAGTTGTAACCCCGCCCAGGCAGGAACGCCAGCTTGTTTCCTCCCTCCCGCCAGATAACATCACGCAGGCGCCACGCCGGCGCGTAAATACCCTCTTCTAGTGTCCACGGCCCTCCCCCATACACCGTAAACGTACGAATAAGCCCGTCCTCGTCGTAGGTTGTGGGGTCTTGTGCTTGGATGAGGAGCACCTGTACGCCATATTTACGTCCGAGAGCATTCGATAGGTATTCCTGGCGGGGAAAACGTTGGTTGTGTAAAGGAGCGCGGCCCTCAATGACCGCCACCGGTTCCCCTGGGTTAAAGCCGAAGACACCCATGTTTTGTGGCATAAAAATAAGTATACTAGCTAGCGCCGTATAGCCGTTTAAGAACATCTATGGGGGAACATATGTCGGAATCGGAAAAAGTAGTATATACAGGGCATTTTCTTCTCGATCCTCAGGAGTTGCTGTCGCAGCTGCCCCCTCAGATCAGCGGGGAGGGGACGACAACCTATGCCCATCATGTGACAAAAGAATTTGAACCAGCAGACGGGAAAGAAGGCGTAACCCCCGGTCGTGAACGCACACTTCACGTTACCGGCCACGTTGTAGCCGATGGAGTGCACGCCGCGATAGTTGAGTCACCGGATGGAGACGCAATATCGACGAAAAAGCACCCGCATATCACCATCGCTACAATTCAAGGTATCCCACCCGTTAGGAGTAACGACGTCATTGCTCGAGCCAGCGAGACGGGAACCATCATGCCCGTTGAGCCCCCGATCGAAATCAAAACAGTCGAAGGCTATTTTGATGGCGAGACCGTGCATACGAGCTAATAAAGCACGACATTCTCCAGAGCCTCGCGGCTCTGTTTGGTATAGTAAAACCATGTCGAAAACCGCTCCCAAAATTCTCGCCTGGATCAATTGCTACGGGGGCTGGACGCCCGAGCTGCGCCACCCGGTTGAAACTATCGGCTACGATCAATATCTCGAAAGCATAGCCAATGCCCTCGCCGCCCTCGAAGGCCGAATCGAGGCCGTGTATGTTTCGGGCGGCATGCGCGACCCGGCCGGCCGCACCGAGTGTGAGACCACAATCCCCGAGATTTCCCGCCGGCTTCAGCGCCGGGGCGTTTCCGGCTTGAGCATGAATGCCGACGAGCAGAGCCTCACGAGCATTACGATAGCCAGGAAATTTTTGGAACTCTGGCAAGCCAAATACGCCGGCTGCATCCCGCTCCTGTTTTGCGATCAAGCTCGGTACGAAACCAACGCCTACGTCCTGAAGCAGTTTGCCGAAACATCCAGGCGCGATCTACCACCCATCCATGAAGTATTAATCCCCATACCCAGGCTCGACAACCACCCCAACAGCACGCCCGAAAAGCAGGCCGAAAAATTACGGCACCTGAAAGAAAAGGGGATCGAGGCGGTGGAAAAACTTGAGATTGAGGCGCGCCGGTAGCTGCTATGATCAAAGCCATCATCTTCGACATCGACGGCGTATTGGTAGACTCTAAAAACGCCAATGTGGCCTTGTTTCAGACCATCTTGAGCAAGGCCGGCTATCCCACGCCCAGCCGTTCCGCGGTACTCAGGCATTTTCATCAGCCCCTGTGGCAGGCGCTCGAAAAACTCACGGGTTCCACCGATCAAGACGAAATACGGCGTATCTGGGAGCTAGCCAAGGACCCCGCCATGCGAAATCCGGACCTGTTTGAGTTTCCCGATAGACTCGAAGACACACTCGAACAGATTCATAAACGCTATAAGCTGGCAATCGTCACCAGCCGCATCCAAGCCGGAGTCGACGAAATTTTCAACGCGCGCCAAATCAAACATCTCTTTGACGTAGTCGTAACATTCGAAGATTATGAGAACCCCAAGCCTCATCCAGAGCCGCTTTTGGTCGCACTAAAGCGATTAAATATCCAGACGGAAGAAGCCATATATGTGGGCGACAGCCATTCAGATATTGATGCCGCTACGGCCGCCGGTATGAAAAGCATTCATCTCGCAATCGAAAAGCACGATGACGCCTCCGCCGGCATCGCTCATTTCGATGAAATAGTCGGGGCCATCGAGCAGATTGCGTAAAGCCATGATCTCATGACCCCCGCCGAAGCCATCGTCCAAACCCTGCTGGCCGAAATCACCAACGTGCTGGGCGACCGGCTGGTCGGCCTGTACATCTACGGCTCGCTCGCCCAGGGCGACTTCGACCCCCAAGCCAGCGACATCGATCTGGTGGCCGTCACTACCACGCCGCTCTCGTGGCTGTACCTGCGCCGGCTCCAAACGATGCATGCGGCTCTCGACGCCGTCCACCCGGAGTGGCCGGAGCTCATCGACATCCAGTACCTACCGCTCGAGGCCTTGCAGCAGCCCACCCGACCCACCGGCCTCATAGCCATGCAGCGTCCCGGCACCAATTTCCACTCCGCCACCCGGGTCGACCGGCTGCTCGTGGCGTACCATGTGCGCGACGCCGGCCGCGCCGTCACCGGCCCCGCCCCGACCACCATTGTCGCGCCCATCACGCCCGCGCAGGTGCAATTTCACAGCGGGGCCGAGCTTGTCACCTGGCCGGAATACATGCAGACCACCCACGATCTCGCGTTTCAGACCTTCCTCATTCTCACAATCTGTCATAAGCTCTATACCGCCCACCATGGCCGGCTCACGAGCAAGCCCCAGGCCGCCGTCTGGGCCGCCGACTTGTATCCCCGTAAGGCACCGATCATCCACGCGGCGCTCGAGTGGCGGCAGGGCCACACCGAGGGCGTTGATCCCGAATCCACCTACCCCGGCACCGTTGCGTTCATTAATTTTATGATCGACGAAATTAGGGCCGTGCCGACATTGCCAACCTCACCCCAAAAGAGGTATAACCAGCAGGTATGAAAACCGTAAAAGCTCTCACCTTCGACACCGCCCAAGACTCCTGGGAAGGCTCCACGGGCTTCGTGCTGCGCGACATCCCCATGCCCACCCTGGATGAAGCCGCCGATCCCGCCGACGCCACCTCGGTGATCCTCAAAATCCGCTACGCCGGCTTCTGCGGCACCGACCGCGGCATCTGGTACCGCAACGTCTTTCACGACCTCATCCATGATAGCCTCAAAGCCCAGGGCCAGACCCAGCGCGTGCTCGGTCACGAATTCGTCGGCGAGATCATCGAGGCCGGCTCCATGGTGCACACGCTCTACTACGACCCCGACCCCGCCAACCCGGTCAAAATTGAGGTCGGCAGCCTCGTCTCCGGCGACTCGCATGTCACCTGCGGCAAGTGCTACCAGTGCCGCATCGGCGAGGCCAACGTCTGCATGAACGAATCAATTCTCGGCATCTCCATCAACGGCATTTTCGCCGAATACGTGAAAGTACCGGCCAAAAACCTCTGGGCCATCGACGAGTCGCGTATCCGGCCCGAAATCGCCGCCGTCATGGACCCTTTTGGCAACGCAGTGCACGCCGTCACCAAGGTCGACGTGCGCGGCCAGCGCGTGGCCGTGATGGGCTGCGGCCCCATCGGCCTGTTCGCCATCTTGCTGCTCAAAAACTTCGGCGCGGCCAAAATCATCGCGGTCGACATCAATCCCGACAACCTCGCTATGGCCAAAGAGCTCGGCGCACACGAGACCATCCAAATCGAGAAGAAGTCCAAAGAACACGATTACGACCACGATCCCGAAGTCATCGACCGCATCCATGAGCTCACCTACGGCAAAGGCGTCGACGTCGCCATGGAAATGGCCGGCCCGCCGTCGAGCCTCAACAATGCGCTCGAAGCCACCCGCCGCGGCGGCCAGGTAGTGCTTTTTGGCCTTAAGGACGGTGATTTCACTATCCCCAAATTCTCGCGCTTCATCGTGAAAGGCCTCACCGTGCACGGCATCATCGGCCGCCGCATCTTCGAAACCTGGCAAATCTCGCAGCGCATCCTCTCGGACCGGTCAAACGGCATCCAAGACAAAATGTGGGATGTCATCCTCAAAGGCGGGCAGGGGACCATCGTCCCACTCGCCCAATACAACCCCAAAGACTTCGAACAATCGCTCAATGCCCACCCCAAAATTGTCATCAAAATCGGCGGCTAACCAACCGGAAACTTGTCGCCGGGTAAACTAGGGGCCTTTATGCAGATTAATTCCGCATCTTCACTAGTCGAGATGTCGGCAACCACAGACCCTGGCCAAATGATATAGAAGTCCCCCCTGTGCAGTTCGTGCCCCTGGCCGTCGATAGTCAGCTTGATCCAGCCCTGGATAACGATGTTGATTTCTATCGCGACCTTATGCATATGCGCCTGCTCGGGCGAAGGCGACTGGCTCGGAAGTTTGTTCCAGGCCACTTCTACATCATCCGAACGCAGCAGAGGCTCGGGCATAAAAGCCCCAAAGAACCACCCCTTGCCTTGAATATGGTCGTCGACGCGCCCGACAAACGACTTCCCGAAGTTCTGCGCCATGATTATTTAGCGCCCCGTGGCGCGCTTAAACGCCGCCAGCCCCTTGTCGCAATCTTCGCGGCTAAAGCTCGCCGATACAATCACTCGTATCCGCGCCGTACCCTTGGGCACCATCGGAAACACAATGGGGGTCGCGAACACGCCGTCGTCAAACAACTTTGCGCTCACCTCGCGCGCCGTGTCTTCGTCGCCGAGCATCACCGGAATAATCGGCGTTTCCGAGTGTCCAATATCAAACCCAAGCTCCGTAAAGCCTTTGCGCAGGTAGTCTACGTTGTCCCACAGCTTCTGTACCAGGTCCTGCGACTCGTCCAAAATCCGCACCGCCTCCAGCGCTGCCGCCGTATCCGGGATCGTCAGCGCAATCGAAAACAGCCGCTGTCGCGCCTTTGCGTTGTAAAAATTAATCAGTTCATGACGGCCCGCAATGAACCCGCCCATCACCGAAAACGCCTTGGACAAGCTGCCCACCTCGATGTCCACCTGGCCCACGAGCCCAAAATGGTCCACCACGCCGCGTCCGCCTTTGCCCATCACGCCCTCGCCGTGGGCATCGTCCACCATCGTTATGGCGTCGTACTGCTTCGCCAGCTCCACAATCCGCGGCAACGGCGCCAGGTCGCCATCCATCGAAAACACCCCGTCGGTCACGATCAGCACGAGCAGCGCGCTGCCATCGGCTTTGGGCGTGGCCCGCAACTCCGCCGCCTCCTGTAGCTTAGCCTCCAGGTCGGCCATATCGGCATGCGCATACACCAATTTCTGCTTCACCCCGCTCAGTCGCACCGCATCGATAATCGACGCATGGTTGAGCGCATCCGAAATCACGATATCTTCCTTGCCCAAAATCGTCTGAATCGCCGCCGCATTGGCCGCGTAGGCACTCGAAAGCACCATGGCGCCTTGCGTGCCCTTAAACTTCGCAATGCTCCGCTCCAGCTCCAGATGCAGCTCATGCGTCCCCGCTAGCGTGCGGTACCCCGTGCCGATGCCGTATTTCGCCATTGCTTCAGTCGCCGCCTGCCTCAAGCGCGCGTCCACCGCGAAGCCCAGATAATGGCTCGAGCAAAAGTTGAGCCGCGGCTGCCCGTCAATCGTGAGGTACGCTCCCTGCCCGCTCGTAATCACGCGCGGCGGCTTATAGCCTTTTTCGGCCTCAGATAGTTTTTGGTAGAATTCGTCAGTAGTCTTCATAATGGCACTTAGTCTACGCCTCCGCAGCGTCATCTGCCAGTGGTATAATCCGCTTATGCTAAAACTTCAACGTCTCTTCCGCATCCTCCTCATCCCCATGGCTGTAGTACTGCCCGCCTGGGTAACGCTATCACACAGCGGGTGGCTGTCGATTATTTATATATTCACCTTCGGTCCCGCGGTGTTCGTCGCCCTCTTGGTCATCGGCTTCATCATCAGCGGCCGCCCCGACGTCAAAAAATCCGGACTCGTCAGCCGCCCCGACGTGTGGCTGCTCGGCGCGCTCTACCTATCGCTGCTCCTATTCGGCTTCTTCGTGGTCGACGGCGGCGACACCAGCGAGAGCCTCAATTCCGTCTCCATGACCGTCTTCGGCCGCGGCTTTGAGCCCGCCACCGAATTACTCCAGGCATGGCTCGGCATCAGCTCAATCCTACTCGCGATCATCACCTTTATTTTTGCAATATTCGAAAGATTTAAGCGCCACTCCTAATTGAGGCGGACCACTCATCGGTAAATTACCTCCCTTTTGGGTACTACCCATTTGGGAGGTAATTCCGATGCAACAACCCAAACCGGTTCCGTGCCCAGCTCCGGCGAATGGTAGAGTAAAACAATGCCAATACTAAACGCCTATTACACGAGCCCCGAGCAGCTTCGCATCATGGAGGAAATGACGCCCGCCATAAAGCAGTTCGTAGCCGCTCAGCTGACGTGTGGCGAGCTGAGCCTCAGTCCTGGCGAGGTCACGGTCCGCCTAATGCAAGTAGAAGGTAGCGGCATGATCGGCGATGTCGAGATCGACATGGTCGCGCATGAGTTTCAAGAAAGGGTGGAAGACCAAGACGGAATCTGTCAGCGCGTGAAAGCGTACCTCGAACAAGCTTCGCCAGGCCTCGGGGAGGTCCGCGTCTGGCTCAACCTGGGGCAGCTTGGCCACAGCTGGAAGGCGCAATAGCGCCTAAATCGATCCCCTCCTCATAGCCCCTGGCGGGGGAGCGCCGCCTTCTCGCCAGGGGCTCTAAAACCGGTTCCAAAGCCACTGATTCGTCACCTCGTGGTGATACAAAATCTCCGAATCCTTAATGGCTGTCCCCAGCTCGCGCGGATTGCGGTCGGCCGATTGCCGTTTGTAGTCCAAGTATTTCTCCTTCGAGTCCTCGCCCATAATCACGCCCGTGAGGTCGCTGGCCTTAAACAGCCGC
This portion of the Candidatus Saccharimonadia bacterium genome encodes:
- a CDS encoding HAD family hydrolase, which translates into the protein MIKAIIFDIDGVLVDSKNANVALFQTILSKAGYPTPSRSAVLRHFHQPLWQALEKLTGSTDQDEIRRIWELAKDPAMRNPDLFEFPDRLEDTLEQIHKRYKLAIVTSRIQAGVDEIFNARQIKHLFDVVVTFEDYENPKPHPEPLLVALKRLNIQTEEAIYVGDSHSDIDAATAAGMKSIHLAIEKHDDASAGIAHFDEIVGAIEQIA
- a CDS encoding aminoglycoside adenylyltransferase domain-containing protein, with amino-acid sequence MTPAEAIVQTLLAEITNVLGDRLVGLYIYGSLAQGDFDPQASDIDLVAVTTTPLSWLYLRRLQTMHAALDAVHPEWPELIDIQYLPLEALQQPTRPTGLIAMQRPGTNFHSATRVDRLLVAYHVRDAGRAVTGPAPTTIVAPITPAQVQFHSGAELVTWPEYMQTTHDLAFQTFLILTICHKLYTAHHGRLTSKPQAAVWAADLYPRKAPIIHAALEWRQGHTEGVDPESTYPGTVAFINFMIDEIRAVPTLPTSPQKRYNQQV
- a CDS encoding PhzF family phenazine biosynthesis protein, with amino-acid sequence MKAAAILVKSFTQDQAAGNPAGIVLDADKLTDQQMQHIATELGFAETMFVLPSSKADFRLRFFAPNHEVDLCGHGTIASFHVLLEQGRLDLDGHEAKDFTQETRAGLLGVTVHGDGRVVMTQNNPTFTEIEEDKANIARLLGIAQNDISSESPIQIVSTGTPKLLIPLRTLPSLRSVKPELKGIKDYCRTTPARGFYPFTTESPIAGTDFFARQFNPLADENEDPVTGVAAGALGCYAKKYHVYDKPTFVVAQGYDLGMGGNMFVDVSDGVKVGGYAMTYGRKELEVV
- a CDS encoding cupin domain-containing protein, which codes for MAQNFGKSFVGRVDDHIQGKGWFFGAFMPEPLLRSDDVEVAWNKLPSQSPSPEQAHMHKVAIEINIVIQGWIKLTIDGQGHELHRGDFYIIWPGSVVADISTSEDAELICIKAPSLPGDKFPVG
- a CDS encoding FG-GAP-like repeat-containing protein yields the protein MSARSTKRQFACLRALLTALALVLGMGVVGLTMASPATADATHQAVIGMPFTGKWAYNVATAASCGSGSNQTSHPSCHMTNPSTGYLWGDWATDAYAGDGTDVKLSVPYATGTLAYVFVPVTNGSCGHRVEVTVKVGGTEVGQVYFDHLKSEVTSQAGLDAAMSSGGVIGKVDQTCHIGYSHTHIELKSTPDHACYVNYSNTNNTAGMTVNQDSNFGVLGSPNTGKQQACASVPSGNPPPTDTDGDGIPNAQDQCPTQSGPASTAGCPDLDGDGVKDSIDVAPTVPGPANNRGFPLSNRIVSGDFNGDGYGDTGDFYNYGGGRTRLWLIYGSATGLSAETMVWDSGPTPPNWWDATQMKSAVTDINHDGLSDIVAFYNYGSSTVKAWVFYGSSTGVQAPAMQWYSGAGNWDWNQVTLVAGDFNGDGYGDVGAFYYYGGGDTRLWLFPGSATGLQPEYINWSSGVGNWDATNMKTVVADVNHDGFADIVAFYNYEAAGVRAWILYGSTTGVQPLVNVWYSGAGNWWWNSVQLTAGDFNGDGYGDVGAFYDYGSGGVRLWEFNGSSSGFQPESVAWYSGAGNWGWNNVRSTAADFNHDGKVDVGAFYGYGGSETRLWVFPGASSGFQPESVGWDSHPGNWNWDCM
- a CDS encoding aminotransferase class I/II-fold pyridoxal phosphate-dependent enzyme; the protein is MKTTDEFYQKLSEAEKGYKPPRVITSGQGAYLTIDGQPRLNFCSSHYLGFAVDARLRQAATEAMAKYGIGTGYRTLAGTHELHLELERSIAKFKGTQGAMVLSSAYAANAAAIQTILGKEDIVISDALNHASIIDAVRLSGVKQKLVYAHADMADLEAKLQEAAELRATPKADGSALLVLIVTDGVFSMDGDLAPLPRIVELAKQYDAITMVDDAHGEGVMGKGGRGVVDHFGLVGQVDIEVGSLSKAFSVMGGFIAGRHELINFYNAKARQRLFSIALTIPDTAAALEAVRILDESQDLVQKLWDNVDYLRKGFTELGFDIGHSETPIIPVMLGDEDTAREVSAKLFDDGVFATPIVFPMVPKGTARIRVIVSASFSREDCDKGLAAFKRATGR
- a CDS encoding zinc-binding dehydrogenase, producing MKTVKALTFDTAQDSWEGSTGFVLRDIPMPTLDEAADPADATSVILKIRYAGFCGTDRGIWYRNVFHDLIHDSLKAQGQTQRVLGHEFVGEIIEAGSMVHTLYYDPDPANPVKIEVGSLVSGDSHVTCGKCYQCRIGEANVCMNESILGISINGIFAEYVKVPAKNLWAIDESRIRPEIAAVMDPFGNAVHAVTKVDVRGQRVAVMGCGPIGLFAILLLKNFGAAKIIAVDINPDNLAMAKELGAHETIQIEKKSKEHDYDHDPEVIDRIHELTYGKGVDVAMEMAGPPSSLNNALEATRRGGQVVLFGLKDGDFTIPKFSRFIVKGLTVHGIIGRRIFETWQISQRILSDRSNGIQDKMWDVILKGGQGTIVPLAQYNPKDFEQSLNAHPKIVIKIGG